A single region of the Palaemon carinicauda isolate YSFRI2023 chromosome 17, ASM3689809v2, whole genome shotgun sequence genome encodes:
- the LOC137656494 gene encoding circumsporozoite protein-like, with amino-acid sequence MREFHKNLDDLLGLKKKYVLPDNVCEEEFAIPFNEEIYRIFRGFPQNHLEGQSVMPVKESSVGRCLGALLPNSNGNGNGVYANGNGNGNGGYANGNGNGNGVYANGNGNGNGAYANGNGNIFNGNTNGYANGNGVLNGANGKGYGNGAYTNGNGNGIAVNGNGAHGNDNGAYTNGNVVNGNGNGVYTNGNGNGIAVNGNGAYSNGNGNGAYTNGNGFGVNGINGNGFAVNGLAALAEAIPGGGVPGQDYPILASVPITEFVCDGLLPGYYADISSEARCQVFHICQADGRLDSFLCPNGTIFHQQFFVCDWYYNVDCSSSPQFFGLNADIGRVNGNGNGGVNGNGNGVVIANGNGYTNGNGAVNGNGYTNGNGNGYTNGNGAVNGNGYTNGNGAVNGNGYTNGNGAVNGNSYTNGNGAINGNGNGYTNGNGNGNGNGYTNGNGNGYTNGNGNGYSNGNGNGYSNGNGNGYTNGNGNGNGNGNGNGNGNGYTNGNGNGNGNGYTNGNGNGYTNGNGNGYTNGNENGYSNGNGNGNGNGYTNGNGNGYTNGNGNGNGNGYTNGNGNSYTNGNGNGFTNGNGNGNGNGYTNGNGNGYTNGNGNGNGKGYTNGNGNGYTNGNGNGYTNGNGVINGNGNGYTKRNGAANGNGYSNGNGKKNGYRNGKSNGYGYSG; translated from the exons GTTCGGTAGGAAGATGTTTAGGCGCCCTACTCCCCAATAGCAACGGCAACGGAAATGGCGTCTATGCTAATGGTAACGGTAACGGAAATGGAGGTTATGCTAATGGCAACGGCAATGGAAATGGAGTTTATGCTAATGGAAACGGCAACGGAAATGGAGCTTATGCTAATGGCAACGGCAATATTTTCAATGGCAATACGAACGGCTATGCGAACGGCAATGGCGTGCTGAATGGGGCCAATGGAAAGGGTTATGGCAATGGAGCGTACACTAATGGTAATGGCAATGGAATTGCTGTCAATGGCAATGGTGCTCATGGCAATGACAACGGTGCATACACAAACGGCAATGTAGTCAACGGAAACGGTAATGGAGTATACACGAATGGTAACGGCAACGGAATTGCAGTCAACGGCAACGGCGCCTATAGCAATGGCAATGGTAATGGAGCTTACACCAACGGCAACGGCTTCGGAGTTAACGGCATCAATGGAAACGGTTTCGCTGTGAACGGATTAGCAGCCTTGGCCGAAGCCATCCCGGGAGGCGGTGTGCCCGGGCAAGACTACCCCATTTTGGCATCAGTGCCCATCACGGAATTCGTTTGCGACGGTCTCCTTCCTGGGTACTATGCTGATATTTCCTCTGAAGCAAGATGCCAG GTGTTCCACATCTGCCAGGCGGACGGGAGACTGGACTCCTTCCTGTGCCCCAACGGGACCATCTTCCACCAGCAGTTCTTCGTGTGTGATTGGTATTACAACGTCGACTGCTCCAGCTCGCCTCAGTTCTTCGGCCTCAACGCTGACATTGGCAGAgtcaatggcaatggcaatggtgGTGTCAATGGAAATGGTAATGGAGTTGTCATAGccaatggaaatggctacaccaacggtaatggtgctgtcaatggaaatggctacaccaacggtaatggaaatggctacaccaatggtaatggtgctgtcaatggaaatggctacaccaacggtaatggtgctgtcaatggaaatggctacaccaacggTAATGGTGCTGTCAATGGAAATAGCTACACCAATGGTAATGGTGCTATTAATGGTAATGGAAATGGTTAcaccaatggcaatggaaatggcaacggaaatggctacaccaatggcaacggaaatggttacaccaatggcaatggaaatggttacagcaatggcaatggaaatggttACAGCAATGGCAACGGTAATGGTTACACCAATGGCAATGGTAATGGCAATGGCAACGGCAACGgtaatggcaatggaaatggttacaccaatggcaatggaaatggcaacggaaatggctacaccaatggcaacggaaatggttacaccaatggcaatggaaatggttACACCAATGGCAATGAAAATGGTTACAGCAATGGCAACGgtaatggcaatggaaatggctacaccaatggcaatggaaatggttacaccaatggcaatggaaatggcaacggaaatggctacaccaatggcAACGGAAATAGTTAcaccaatggcaatggaaatggctTCACCAATGGCAACGgtaatggcaatggaaatggctacaccaatggcaatggaaatggttacaccaatggcaatggaaatggcaACGGAAAGGGCTAcaccaatggcaatggaaatggctacaccaatggcaacggaaatggctacaccaatggtAATGGTGTTATCAACGGCAACGGAAATGGCTACACCAAAAGGAATGGAGCTGCCAACGGAAACGGCTACTCCAATGGGAATGGAAAGAAGAATGGATATCGAAATGGAAAATCAAATGGATACGGATATTCAGGGTGA